Genomic DNA from Oryza sativa Japonica Group chromosome 5, ASM3414082v1:
ATGTATTTCCGTATACGGGTCTTTTAAGGAGCTGGATGCGAAAACACAAGTTGATTTTTGCAGATGCGATCAGTTATAGCCCGTCTGTAACCTATAGGTATCCTTATATAGAAAAATCGTTTATATAGAAGTGGGTGTTCCATACGTGTAATTTGCTTTGCAATAATTTTGACCCTAGTTTCTAACATCTCCTCGTTGGGAAAATCGGTATGTCTCGGATTAGCCCATAGCATTTTACAAGGGTTTGTTTGTAATATTGTATGTTCCTAAGGACCCTTTTGTAATTCTatagtataaaaaaataaatagcaaTGCACATAATTCTCTAGTATAGATATTTTGGGTGGAACATTCCCATGgtggattttttaaaaaaaataatataattttcatTTTGTTCTTTATTAAAATTAATATATTCTAAGTGGCCATAATTAGTTttcttaatattttttatggttCTTGTTTAGAGTTCAATATTTTTCGTGAAACATCTACAAGGGCGTAACAACCTTTTAGTTGCAAACTTGATGGTCATTGGTCAACAACATTACAcagtgataaaaaaaaatagaaatacatACTAAGGAGGATGGTCAAAGAGAACTGCAAATTTTCAGTGGCAAAAGTGATAATACATTTATAATGAGTGGCAAAAGGAAACAAATCCCTTTCTGTTTTTAGAAGAGGAGCCATCAAATTTCTAGCCATTGGATGTCAAATCCACCGTCTCTAATCCTTGcaaaatgatatatatatatatatatatatatatatatatatatatatatatatatatatatatatatatatatatatatatatatatatatatatatatatatatatatatatatatatatatatataatatccgTCTCTCTCCTTCCCAAACCCTATCAACCTCCACCTCCCACCTCATAGCCGCCATCGCTGACCGTGGCCCTTCACCTTGCTGCTTACTAACATTGGTCTAATGGCAGGAAGCTCCCATCGGCCTCCCTTTGCCACTTCCCACCACCCTTATGTTCCCCTTCCAACCACATGTTTTCTATTGGTGGAGCTCTTTATTTTCTTTGGGGAAATTGGTTTAGTTGTGCTATTCTTCCCCGTCTTTAGTGGTTATCTCCATTGATTTGTCGTCACCTCTAACCAATTGGCATCTCTCGCCTAGTCTCCAACCAAACTCATTGCCAATTCATCACACATGGCTTTCGTTAGCAGAAACTCCTCTCCGACTTCTCTCTAAATCATCATTATCACTCCAATCTCTCTTTAGATCTAGAACCTACCACCCTCAACTCCAATGCTGAACCTAAGTCCAAATGTCAATAAAAGAAGATGAAGGCAGCACAGAGCAGATGGTGATAACTCGAGTAGGGATCTCCACACGAATCAAAGGTCAGAAAATTGCATCTTTTTTGGGTTATTTTCATCTAGGATATCCTATAGAATCCATATGCATTCTATAAGGATATCCTAGATGAGCACACTTAATATTCCATATCTAAATTCATCTGCGATGGACAAATAAGAAATACACATTGCTTTTATAAGAAATCAAGGGAAGAAACAGAATTAATAACTCATCAACAGAATTTGTTAGTTCTAGTTGGATTACTAAtatgcattttatttatttattttgcaaaaaaaatgcgGTACACATGATTTCATCTTGACATATATAAACCCTATTTGCTAGTGTAAGTTTGATGTGACCATTTGCTTCATCATTCCTGCATATAAAAGTGCATTCATCCAGCATACATTTGAAAACAGAATAACACAGATAGTAGATTGATATGTAGAATCATACCATTATATATGTTGCTGCTTGTATTATCTAATGAGGACCAAGGTAATAGGAAAGAGATTAAGAGATACGTTAAGTTGGAGGAACTTGAACTCATTATTGGATTGTATCGGTACTATCTATGTCTATTGTTCCCGTAACTGCCATAGTTGGAGTAGGAGCAAACTAAAACAAAATTGGGCAAAAACTTAGCAAAGAGAAAATTGTTAAGTCAAAAATAGGAAATTTATAAAAGTGACAACAAGCAAGTTGCCATGTTTAATACTGTTTATTTTAATTGGCTATGTGTAATCATGTTGAATTCAATTTTATCTAACCCAAGCCACCTACCCTAGGACTTACATACTCTCTAATTTTAGTGTGTGGGTCATGTGGGATGGTCCCTCTAATTTTACAACTTCAGTTTGAACGAGGACATGTGTAACAGAAAtgacaaaaatcatcaaatgcTTCTCCCCCTCCATCTATTTAGCTATTTCTCattctcattctctctctctcgtttctCTCCATCTATTTCTCTCTCCCTATCTTTGGGACTCTTTCACAACTTAGTTTGAACGGAAATGTGTGTAATGGAAATGGCATCTTACCAAATACCCCTTCATCTATTTCACACTCTCTACCTTCCCTGTTCTCTCCATCTAtttctcattctctctctctctctctcttattgTATTGAATTGCATTGTGTTGTGTTGTATTGCATTACTTCATTGCATTGTATTGTATTGATACTATGTCTAATAATCTCATCGGCAGAGCAGGagcaaaacaaactaaaatagtGCACAAACTCAGTGAAGATAAAAATTATTGATGGATCTTTTGTGAAGATGTTAATGCACTACTAGAAAATAGTAACTTTGTTCTATCGAAGGTTGTTAAGTCAAAAATACAAAATATGTaggaaattataaaaaagacaaTGTGTTATATGTTGGCATTATAATGGCTTTAATTGGCTACGTATAATCATGTTGAATTCAATTTCCAGCTACCTATTATTGGACTTTCTGGTATGTTCTTGGTAGCTTATATACTATGGACTAGGCACACTTCCGAAGATCCTAAATTTTACTatttccaagaaaaaaatatccatCAATCTTTCTTAGAAAAacctttttaaaacaacttatcAACTTCGTAATGTTTAACTCATTTTTTGTGCCCTTGAATAATTGTTATAAACTAAATTTCATCTATGTTAGAATGGTGTGTCTAATTTTAATCTTGAAATTTATATTCTTTCCTCTGACTAGGTTTCTGTGCTAAATATAAGTTGTTTTGGAACTTCCATACACTTTTTCATCTTTATCATTTTGTGTATGTGCCAATAAGTGATACCATTCTCATAAAAGAATGACCGTGTTTTCCAACATAAtataaacaaaaggaaaaatcgtTACAAGTCCACactattttatatttaaaattatatgGTTTAATATGCTTGTATCTAGAGGAGCCTATAAAATGATTTCTTTCATCTCTATCTAAAAACAAATATTAGTATCTTACAATGGTACACTTCAACCATCCCATATTATAAGGGACTAAACCAATTTTCTTAaaagaaatggaggaagtagtcgaAGAAAAATAATGTACAAAAGGTGATAGATGAAACAATAAAGTAGTAAAAAATTGATAGGTGGGAAAATAAACTAATAAAAAATAGATGATGGGGAataaactaataataaaatggatatgtagataataaagtactgtctcatgataaaaaaaaatatattatggaacaaggagaattccttttctcttttaacACAAACAAACATGGTAAAGCTTggtttttatagaaaaatcatTAACATGTGGTGGCGATTACAATTACAGTAGCCCACTGTAACATGTTCACATTGGATAAAATCAAGATCCACACCCTATTTTTAGTGTTCTTCTACAATATAGGAAAAGCTTCAACTGTGACACATAATAAAGGAGTTCCAAAGCTTTATCTCTAATGATCTGATCTCTCCCCCTCATATACCCTTTCACAactttattttgaaacatgTAAACGTATaaacggcaaaaaaaaaaaatctctcccCGTCTATTTGACTGTGAAAAGTAGTATTTCTCATTTTTCTCTATCTCCAAACTCTCTCTGTTGTTCCCATCTGCCGGAGGCCGGAGTGAGGGAgcagccggcgaggagggaggccggcgtTGGCCATCGGCGTGGACGACCTCGCCcaagacgacgccgacgccgccgccgacgacgacgactttcCCGTGTGCGGATTGGCCAAGGCGGTGGGgttggagggaggggaggggaggggggtgaCGCGCGCGGccggtgcggtgcggtgcggcgCGGTGCTCCCCCCGCCATCTCCGGTCGGATCGGATCGAAGGTACGCCTCATTCTCTTCCTCCGTTCCGCTTGGATGATCCGCCGCGTGGCGTAGATTGGGGGGCAAGGGATTAATCGGTCGGTCTGTTTATTTTTCCCTCGGATTAATCGGTCCAACTTTTTCTTGTTACTGATTTATTTGATGCGTTGTTTGTGTGGTACTAATGGAGGATTGTGTTTGTGAATGAAATTTTGTGATCTAGCTTTGTGTTGATTAgacttggaggaggaggaggaggagaggggggaggttTTGGGTTTTTCTCCTTCCCTGGCAATGGCAGCGGCTGCGGGGATGGGTGGcaacggcaatggcgcggaTGACAAGGCACGTGATGTCACGGATCAGTCCAAGGCTCTTGGTGGGAACAGCTGCGAGGACCGCGCGCTCCCCTCTGCTGTGCGTGTCACTGTCAGTGGTGATCCGGTGGGGACGTTTGGCTCTTTTGGGAACATGGCCGATTATAATGTTCACCTTCATCAGCCTGATGAAGGTGACGACCATGGTGACAGCACGGAGTGCTCGAGCTCGTTCGGGCCCTCTTGCTCCGCGTCGtccgatgatgatgacgacgacacgAAGTCGGAGATGGATGGCATGGAGGTGGATTCGCCGTTTCTTGGTCCAACCCGTACCGGTGCGGATCGCGCTAGCTCTGCACCAAGGATGGTCAGGTGAGCATCATCTCTTCATGAGGTCCTTGCAGACCGTTGATTCTTGAAATCGTATTGACGTGGTTAGCATGGTGTTGTAGTGTTGTTCGAACGGAATTAAAAGAGAACATTTACATCTTGTGTTCCTTTTCGCTTTTGATAAATGCTATGTGTGTGTCGTAGCTTGTAATCAGATTAATTTTGTTTCAGACGGAGACAGGTGACAGCCGAGTGGAGAAAGATTGTTGGGCCAATAATGTGGCGATGCCAATGGTTGGAGTTGCATATGAAGAATCTCTTATCACAGGTAGCAAAGTATGACAGGGAACTTGCTATTATCAATCATGAAAAAGATCTGCAGTTGGAGATGGTTAAAGCAGATGGTCCTAAATCAGAACCGGGAAAACTATATCCCCAAAGTCATGAGAGAATTAtcatgaagagaagaaaaaggaaaagagatgaAGACACTGTAGATACCTCATTGTACTTGAAGAGGCACCCCGCACTGTCTTATTATGGTTCGACATCCTGTCCTTGTTTTATAGGGCTAGAGAAAATTGTTGTCTTGAATGAGTATCATATTTTGCATGGGGTTCGTGTTTATACTTGACTGTAACGAAGACTCTTGATCTTTTGCAGAAAACAAAAACAGTGGAGTTCAAACGGATGGTCCCTTGGTTAATGGTGGTTTTGACAGTTCAGGTAAGTTACATGGTTGTGCCTGTGTGCTCAAGATTATTTTCTGTAGTTTAGAAggagaaaatataatttttgttGCAGTCACTCTTCAATCTGAAATGCAAGTGGTTGTTAGAGCATTAACGTACGTGCTtttgcccctttttttttgtcagtgGTCAGATTATCGCACTGTGCATTGTTTTGGGGTCTGAATTCAGTATGCCTGTACTGTTAAAATTTCAGTTTTTCTAAAGCACACGTTTAGCCTGTTCCTCGGGATGCTAGAGTTGCAGGCTTGCGTGCAAGCTGCATACCTGCAAAAATTGGTTGGGTAAAATTGTTTCTGTATACAGTATCTATCGGAGCAGCCATCGAACTTGATATCAGACTGAGTTTCTGTCACATTTAGTTTGTTTATCTCTTTTAGTTTATCTTTTATGGTACTTTTCTATCTTTTGGGGATTGATTGTGCACGATGTTATATTAATGAAGCTGAAAGGCAGGAAATGTGTATTTTTGAactcttttatatattttaatgtgGAATTGTTCCTCTTAATAGTTGCTAATCCTCTCTATTTGTCGCTCTTCACGCAGTTGTTGAGGACATCGAAAGCACTGATGATGCGTTAGTTGAGAATGACAGGGTATTTGAACAATATTCTTTAAGAGAGATTCTTCTTACAGTTGATGATGTCCAGTCCCGAATTCTTAGTCTTCAGGGTCGCCTCAGCAATGCTCGCAGCAAATACAAGAAGTTGTCACAATGCTTAGACCGTAAACAGGTTAAGGTGCCTCAAAAGATTCAGAATCAGATGACCTGTTGTAAGAAGGATGGAAGACGTTCTCATCAGAAAACAAAGTGTATGCATACTTTGCTTCAGAAGGATGACTTAGATAGATCACTTGCTGTGGTTCCACCTGTATTTGGTAGGTCCACTGACTGTGTGTTGGAATGTATGAAGAAAAATGATGCACAAGAAGATGCAGTACAATCAGATCTAAATGGAATCACAATTGAGATGTTCTGTGGTAAAGATAATTTCCTAACCAATGCCCATGTAGGGGAGTTATACAAAGAAGTAAGTTTAGCTATAGCATCTTATTCTTCTCTATTTTGTCACACGATATTTTAGAACTAATGTATGAAGAACACTTTGACCAGTAGCTGGTTCCTAATAAAAAGGAACATAGGATATACCAACTCTTTGCCCATCCAATAAACCATGTAGATCTCCGTCATGTCATGTTAGGATTTCTAGTTGCATGTGTGTGGGTGTGGGACCTCTAGTCCTTCATAATCTTCTAGAAGTCAACTATAAATATTTTATGTCGAAGTATATGGTGAAAAACAAGCTGAGCATGATGGTGTTTTCTTGAATATGCAGTAGATCTGTGTAACGTCATGGTGTTTCCTGCTTTGCGATATACAGTCACAAGGCGATAGTGTGATATGCGATATACATGTGCTTGATACCATCATTTGTAATGATTTGCTGATCTTTCATAGATCTGACATTGCCTCGTAATCATAATGATTCCTATTTTTATACTGAATTAT
This window encodes:
- the LOC4338553 gene encoding uncharacterized protein gives rise to the protein MAAAAGMGGNGNGADDKARDVTDQSKALGGNSCEDRALPSAVRVTVSGDPVGTFGSFGNMADYNVHLHQPDEGDDHGDSTECSSSFGPSCSASSDDDDDDTKSEMDGMEVDSPFLGPTRTGADRASSAPRMVRRRQVTAEWRKIVGPIMWRCQWLELHMKNLLSQVAKYDRELAIINHEKDLQLEMVKADGPKSEPGKLYPQSHERIIMKRRKRKRDEDTVDTSLYLKRHPALSYYENKNSGVQTDGPLVNGGFDSSVVEDIESTDDALVENDRVFEQYSLREILLTVDDVQSRILSLQGRLSNARSKYKKLSQCLDRKQVKVPQKIQNQMTCCKKDGRRSHQKTKCMHTLLQKDDLDRSLAVVPPVFGRSTDCVLECMKKNDAQEDAVQSDLNGITIEMFCGKDNFLTNAHVGELYKESADDVLIDNQAAKEGYQLFEKVKPEEHSELVMPPSKVQKASADIVDYEQVQETAPVAKQIISGDKRGQKPNKKHGLPVLAKKIKTEKDPGNMKNEKTVLVAVDPRRSTRVRKPKTY